A window from Primulina eburnea isolate SZY01 chromosome 2, ASM2296580v1, whole genome shotgun sequence encodes these proteins:
- the LOC140824083 gene encoding uncharacterized protein — MKLAPRFFGPYEIIQKVGAVAYKLALPPDSQIHNVFHVSLLRKHLGPIVPTSAQLPPVADDSTILPQPEVILNRRVIQKGKFQPRYEVLVKWKGTQVEDATWENARRFAKMYPEFILEDKDA; from the coding sequence ATGAAGCTTGCTCCACGCTTCTTTGGACCATATGAGATCATACAAAAAGTTGGTGCAGTAGCGTATAAGTTGGCTCTTCCTCCAGATTCTCAAattcacaatgtgttccatgtaaGTTTGTTACGTAAACATCTGGGGCCAATCGTTCCGACCTCTGCTCAACTTCCTCCTGTTGCCGATGATTCTACTATTCTTCCTCAACCAGAAGTCATCTTAAACCGGCGAGTAATTCAAAAGGGAAAGTTTCAACCACGATATGAAGTTTTAGTCAAATGGAAAGGGACACAAGTTGAAGATGCTACATGGGAAAATGCACGACGCTTTGCTAAGATGTATCCTGAATTCATCCTTGAGGACAAGGATGCTTAA
- the LOC140822929 gene encoding photosynthetic NDH subunit of subcomplex B 4, chloroplastic isoform X2 gives MASFALLKPCIHNNSLQIAIPHLHPFSKSLRQCSSSRFGNGGDQIGGGKSNRVPRIRVNAVPDWPLMAVMVEHMEGQRDLIIHKSIWHLSDHTIKNVYMFYIMFTCWGCCFYGATKDPYYDSEAYRKDGGDGSGHWVYEKQEDAEEKARAELWREDLIEEIEQKVGGLRELEEAGKKEEELVK, from the exons ATGGCTTCATTCGCACTTCTCAAACCCTGCATCCATAATAATTCTCTGCAAATAGCGATACCACATTTACATCCATTTTCAAAATCC CTGAGGCAATGCTCGAGTTCGAGGTTCGGTAATGGCGGGGATCAG ATTGGAGGTGGAAAAAGCAATAGGGTGCCAAGAATTAGAGTGAATGCTGTACCAGATTGGCCATTAATGGCAGTCATGGTTGAACACATGGAAGGACAAAGAGACCTCATCATACACAAATCAATTTGGCACCTCAGTGATCATACCATCAAGAATGTTT ATATGTTCTACATCATGTTCACATGTTGGGGATGTTGTTTCTATGGCGCCACAAAG GATCCATATTATGATTCAGAAGCCTACAGGAAAGATGGAGGAGATGGTTCAGGACATTGGGTCTATGAGAAG CAAGAAGACGCGGAAGAAAAAGCGAGGGCGGAGCTGTGGCGTGAGGATTTGATCGAAGAGATCGAGCAGAAAGTTGGGGGCTTGAGAGAGTTGGAAGAAGCGGGCAAGAAAGAAGAGGAGCTCGTTAAATGA
- the LOC140822929 gene encoding uncharacterized protein isoform X1, with translation MASFALLKPCIHNNSLQIAIPHLHPFSKSLRQCSSSRFGNGGDQIGGGKSNRVPRIRVNAVPDWPLMAVMVEHMEGQRDLIIHKSIWHLSDHTIKNVYMFYIMFTCWGCCFYGATKVCYFSFLFSYKVWLIFLCFIKSSSPSKLWFRIHIMIQKPTGKMEEMVQDIGSMRSKKTRKKKRGRSCGVRI, from the exons ATGGCTTCATTCGCACTTCTCAAACCCTGCATCCATAATAATTCTCTGCAAATAGCGATACCACATTTACATCCATTTTCAAAATCC CTGAGGCAATGCTCGAGTTCGAGGTTCGGTAATGGCGGGGATCAG ATTGGAGGTGGAAAAAGCAATAGGGTGCCAAGAATTAGAGTGAATGCTGTACCAGATTGGCCATTAATGGCAGTCATGGTTGAACACATGGAAGGACAAAGAGACCTCATCATACACAAATCAATTTGGCACCTCAGTGATCATACCATCAAGAATGTTT ATATGTTCTACATCATGTTCACATGTTGGGGATGTTGTTTCTATGGCGCCACAAAGGTATGTTATTTTTCTTTCCTCTTTTCTTATAAAGTTTGGCTGATATTTCTGTGTTTCATCAAGTCTAGTTCCCCCTCAAAATTGTGGTTTAGGATCCATATTATGATTCAGAAGCCTACAGGAAAGATGGAGGAGATGGTTCAGGACATTGGGTCTATGAGAAG CAAGAAGACGCGGAAGAAAAAGCGAGGGCGGAGCTGTGGCGTGAGGATTTGA
- the LOC140824084 gene encoding uncharacterized protein has translation MAECPDTTNRTSEPGKGDGSNSGMNSNKPRENRPNARVFAITQEEADDANDVVSGTIFIQQVPAYVLFDCGATHSFMSKRFAKKFGCKPEKLNEPFRIATPTSRAIETQKIYRDCKISIGDQNFSADLIQLIMVDFDIILAMDWLARNGLIVDCKGKKVNLITSDREEVVFHGKSKERKSLLSASQAWKAMKSGEDIYIGMVSEIKEEVELKPEDIPIMREFPDVFPEVLSRTVPNREVEFEINLVPGVAPISKAPYRMASAELKELKERLQELLDERQI, from the coding sequence ATGGCAGAATGTCCAGACACCACCAACAGGACAAGTGAACCGGGTAAAGGAGACGGGTCAAACTCAGGGATGAATTCCAATAAGCCACGAGAGAACAGACCGAATGCCAGGGTGTTTGCCATCACGCAAGAGGAGGCAGACGACGCGAACGATGTCGTGTCAGGTACCATATTTATTCAGCAAGTGcctgcttatgtgttatttgactGTGGTGCtacacattcttttatgtctaagagatttgctAAGAAGTTCGGATGTAAGCCCGAGAAACTAAATGAGCCCTTTCGAATAGCCACACCAACAAGTAGGGCCATTGAAACTCAAAAAATTTACAGAGATTGTAAAATCAGTATTGGTGACCAGAATTTTAGCGCCGACTTGATACAATTGATCATGGTCGATTTCGACATCATCTTAGCaatggattggttagcaagAAACGGTCTGATAGTAGATTGTAAGGGAAAGAAAGTCAATCTCATAACCTCAGATCGGGAAGAAGTCGTATTTCACGGTAAATCCAAGGAACGGAAATCGCTGCTTTCCGCCTCTCAAgcttggaaagccatgaaatCCGGAGAAGACATTTACATAGGAATGGTCAGTGAAATAAAAGAAGAAGTCGAACTGAAACCGGAGGACATCCCGATAATGAGAGAATTCCCAGATGTTTTTCCAGAAGTTCTCTCTCGGACGGTCCCGAACCGCGAAGTGGAGTTCGAGATCAATCTGGTTCCCGGTGTTGCACCaatctctaaagcaccttataGAATGGCATCAGCCGAACTTAAGGAGCTAAAAGAACGactccaagaattgctagatGAAAGGCAAATTTGA
- the LOC140824085 gene encoding uncharacterized protein has product MDIVGPFPIVRAQKKFLLVAGDYFSNWVEAEPQERITEQEVLNFLWKNIVCRFGVSRRLISHNGRQFQGKEITAWCQEMKITQSFKSVGYPQDNGQTEVLNRIIVQALKTSLQGKGKDWVEELPIVLWAYRTTPRAPTQNIHFNMVYGFEAVLPV; this is encoded by the coding sequence ATGGATATTGTGGGTCCCTTTCCAATTGTCCGAGCTCAGAAGAAATTTCTGCTAGTGGCTGGTGATTATTTTTCTAATTGGGTGGAAGCCGAGCCCCAGGAAAGAATTACTGAGCAAGAGGTTTTGAATTTCCTGTGGAAGAATATCGTGTGCCGGTTTGGAGTCTCCAGAAGACTAATCTCACACAATGGGAGGCAGTTTCAGGGAAAGGAGATCACCGCTTGGTGCCAAGAAATGAAAATTACCCAGTCTTTCAAGTCTGTTGGTTATCCTCAAGACAATGGTCAAACAGAGGTGCTCAACAGAATTATTGTGCAAGCATTGAAAACCAGTCTGCAAGGCAAAGGAAAAGACTGGGTGGAAGAATTGCCCATTGTTCTCTGGGCATATAGAACTACTCCTCGAGCACCTactcaaaatattcattttaatATGGTGTATGGTTTTGAAGCAGTTCTTCCAGTTTAA